The genomic interval TTATCTGGTGGAGCACCTGAGCCGGCACTTCGGCTTGGATCCGGCCGATACCTACTGGATCTTCCACTGGGGCGCATTCAGCTTTCGTGGCGCACAACCCTCCTCCAAAGAACTGTTCCTGCGAGCCACGTTCCGTCACACCGCTGCAGGACGCCTGAGCGCTCCACGCTGGCAAGTGATCACGCGGGCTGACGTGGAACGCCTTACCGACCGACAATTTCACTGACTGTCCCCGTGCACTTCAGGGCGCCAGTCGTTCCCGCACCCAGCCCCGATCCGTGCGCCGATAGCGCAGCCGATCATGCAGACGTCCTGGCCGCCCCTGCCAGAACTCCACCACTTCGGGCACTACCCGATACCCCCCCCAGTAAGACGGACGGGGTACCTCGCGCCCATCGTACCGCCGGGCCAGCTCAGCCACCCGACGCTCAAGTACTTCCCGGTTCGGGATCACCTGGCTCTGCGGCGAAGCCCAAGCGCCAAGTTGACTCTCCCGAGGACGCGTCTGAAAATAAGCATCCGACTCTTCGGCAGCCACCTTTTCGACGGCGCCCTCAATCCGAACCTGCCGCATCAACTCTGCCCACCAGAACACCAGGGCGGCTCGGGGATTTTCGGTCAGCTCTCGACCCTTACGGCTTCCGTAATTGGTATAGAATACGAATCCTTCTTCATCAAAGTCCTTCAGCAGCATTACGCGGGCCGAAGGGCGTCCGGCCGCATCGGCTGTAGCCAGTATCATCGCGTTCGGATCGGTCAGCTCGGCCCGGACTGCCTCCTCAAACCAGCGACGGAAAAGGGCTATGGGCTCTTCGGGCGCCTGCGCCTCGTCCAACGGTTGTCCGGCATACTCGCGACGGAGACGAGCGATCTCCTGATTCATCTTGCTACAGGCATCAGCTAAAAATAGACATTCTACTCCTGAAAATAAGGGGTTCAGTCAGATTCAGACGTTTGACTTTGTTGAATTCGTCGATGTGGAGGCGTCTTCTGGGGTTGCTTTGTCCGTGAGACGAAGAGGAAGCCAGACCGTAAACGTGGTCCCTTTGCCTTTTTCGCTGGCCACCTCAATACGGCCGCCCATCATTTCAACCAGCCGATGGGTAATGGTCAGTCCCAATCCGCTTCCGTGGTGCGTACGTGAAAGGCCGTCATACTCCTGGCGAAACTCTTCGAAAATGTGCGGTAGAAAGTCTGGATCAATACCCACCCCGGTATCCTGCACCTGAAGTTGTAGCCGTTCTTTATCGGCTGTCAGGCCCACCCGTACCATCCCCCTGTCGGTAAATTTGACGGCATTTGAGACCAGATTAACCACAATGCGGTGGAAACCATTACAGTCCAGATAAACCAGAAGAGGGGCTTCAGGTAAATCCAGCACCAGCTCCAATCCTTTGGCTTCGATCATATGCTGAAAAATCCGAACGCTCTGACGCACCTCGTCGGTGGCATCGAAGGGCTCTGGTGTGAGTACAAATGCTCCTGCTTCGATGCGCGCCAGGTCCAGCAGCGTATTGAGCGTTTCCAACAGCCGCCGTCCACTTTCGCGGATCAGACCCGCCAGCTCCTGATGCGGCTCTTCCAGTTCTTCTTCCAGCACCTGGGCAAACCCGATGATGCCAGCCAGGGGGGTGCGAATTTCATGGCTGATGTTGCTCAGCAACGTCGATTTGAACCGGGCAATTTCTTCGGCCCGTTCCTTGGCCTCCAGCAATTGCCGCTCATACTGCTTGCGCTCGGTAATGTCGCGCAGAACTACCTGAAGGACCTGGCGTCCTTGATATTGCACCGGTGCGCTGATGATTTCAACGTCACGTACCGCCCCATCTGCTCGGACCAACTGCTGCTCGAAGGCAGGCAGCCCGCGGCCGCGCTGCGTCGCCAGCTTCAGATAACGCCGAACCGCTTCGGCTTTCTTTGCTTTTAGAAACGCAAAGATAGATTTCCCGATGAGTTCCTCCGGTTGAGCCAATCCGGCAAAAGCAGCAGCCGCCGCATTCGCATAGAGAATGGTCTTGCCGTCATGTACGATGACCGGTTCTGGCAACTGCTCCAGCAGTTGCTGATAGCGCCGTTCGCTTTCCAGAAGCGCCTGCTCAGCCTCTCGCCGCTCGGTGATGTCAATCAACACTCCGTCGAAATAAACCTGTCCGTCTTTGTCAACAATACAGCGGGCGTAATCCTGTACCCAGATCACGGTGCCATCGGCCCGTCGGAGTGCCAGCTCGGCCATAGCCTCGCCCTTTTCGCGCAGGCGTTTCAGGAAGGCTTCGCGCTGGTCCGGATCGACATAAAACGAGCGGGCATTGGCCTGTAGCAGCGCTTCAACCGAGTCGTAGCCCAGCATCCGGGCAGCCGCCAGATTAGCGGCTCGAATCGTGCCGTCTGGTGTGCTCCGATATACGCCCACGGGAAGCTGCTCCAAGAGCGTTCGATAACGGGCTTCACTGGCCCGAAATGCAGCTTCGGCCTGCTGCCAGCCTGAGATGTCTTCGATGGTCCCCTCCAGCAGCTCCTGCCGGATCCACAGATTCACACGCGCCCAGAAGACTTCTCCATTACGACGCCGAAGCTGGAGATACGCGTTGCGCACCACGCCATGTGCTTCGAGCTGTGCCAGCAGATGCTGAAAGTCGGCTGCATCGGCCAGTACCCGCGTAGGTAAATGCACGCCCTGAAGCTGGTCTGGCCGCTCATAGCCTAACATCTGCGCCAGCGCAGGATTGACAGCCTGCAAGTATCCATTCCGATCGGCCTGAAAGATGCCCTCCAGGGCATGCTCGAAGAAGGACTGAAACGCCGCCAACACCTCGGCCCGCTGCTTTCCCATCAGCCATATACCGGCACTCCAGACGGTTACGGCAATCAGTAGAGCCACCACCAGGTTAGCACTACCCCAATGCGTCAACAACACCCATACGGCCAGACCACTTCCCAGTAACACACCACCCAGCAATATTCTGTCGATGAGCCTACGGCGCTCAATCAGAGACAGGTGCTTCG from Rhodothermus sp. carries:
- the pdxH gene encoding pyridoxamine 5'-phosphate oxidase, coding for MNQEIARLRREYAGQPLDEAQAPEEPIALFRRWFEEAVRAELTDPNAMILATADAAGRPSARVMLLKDFDEEGFVFYTNYGSRKGRELTENPRAALVFWWAELMRQVRIEGAVEKVAAEESDAYFQTRPRESQLGAWASPQSQVIPNREVLERRVAELARRYDGREVPRPSYWGGYRVVPEVVEFWQGRPGRLHDRLRYRRTDRGWVRERLAP
- a CDS encoding PAS domain S-box protein: MRRLIAPKHLSLIERRRLIDRILLGGVLLGSGLAVWVLLTHWGSANLVVALLIAVTVWSAGIWLMGKQRAEVLAAFQSFFEHALEGIFQADRNGYLQAVNPALAQMLGYERPDQLQGVHLPTRVLADAADFQHLLAQLEAHGVVRNAYLQLRRRNGEVFWARVNLWIRQELLEGTIEDISGWQQAEAAFRASEARYRTLLEQLPVGVYRSTPDGTIRAANLAAARMLGYDSVEALLQANARSFYVDPDQREAFLKRLREKGEAMAELALRRADGTVIWVQDYARCIVDKDGQVYFDGVLIDITERREAEQALLESERRYQQLLEQLPEPVIVHDGKTILYANAAAAAFAGLAQPEELIGKSIFAFLKAKKAEAVRRYLKLATQRGRGLPAFEQQLVRADGAVRDVEIISAPVQYQGRQVLQVVLRDITERKQYERQLLEAKERAEEIARFKSTLLSNISHEIRTPLAGIIGFAQVLEEELEEPHQELAGLIRESGRRLLETLNTLLDLARIEAGAFVLTPEPFDATDEVRQSVRIFQHMIEAKGLELVLDLPEAPLLVYLDCNGFHRIVVNLVSNAVKFTDRGMVRVGLTADKERLQLQVQDTGVGIDPDFLPHIFEEFRQEYDGLSRTHHGSGLGLTITHRLVEMMGGRIEVASEKGKGTTFTVWLPLRLTDKATPEDASTSTNSTKSNV